One window of the Candidatus Micrarchaeia archaeon genome contains the following:
- a CDS encoding methyltransferase domain-containing protein has product MKNDNPLVSVNLISLNLDSSIKYVLNSLEKQSYKNFELIFASPNIPSELLNAFNAYSFRHVVLNSHGLSKSGARNLAISKSKGEYILIIDDDMILSPSLISDCVNAAGKNKFDAVDIPEVWDSNKGFFDGCMKLEKELVNKHRIVSTPRFFTSAILKKIGGFDKYFNEMDEAAINIKLKLFNAKLGVISSHISIFKPYSLFYELTKKFKRGQEFPLFQICYPKTGLFKKKERIRFYFNELAHDPFTVVLLLKLKFLEFISFKLGFFNPTRIIKDAILIEKNKKLFDGEAKTYEDTFFVNTPGAGYVDKKEKDILLSLLKKSNSEPKRILDMGCGSGRWSRYLLELYPNAVVYSLDIAPDMLKQTKENLKKFGKRSKTIESNMENIPFDDAYFDLVVTIRALKYVPNVKKVFSEVSRVLKSNGVFVFELPYPNFILKTLSFSPIFSNSKIIDYSKRIKISNPVLVKKMLSNTNFPKQEMGVYFSFPATFFAKGFFSKGIALKFAKFLDKILPKPIFGRSVFMIAKKEV; this is encoded by the coding sequence TTGAAAAATGATAATCCATTAGTTTCAGTAAATTTAATTTCTTTAAATTTAGATTCTTCAATCAAATATGTCTTGAATAGTTTGGAAAAGCAATCTTATAAAAATTTTGAATTGATCTTTGCTTCCCCAAATATACCTAGCGAACTTTTGAATGCATTTAATGCTTATTCTTTTCGGCATGTTGTTTTAAATTCCCATGGATTATCCAAATCCGGAGCAAGAAATTTAGCAATATCAAAAAGCAAAGGGGAATACATTCTTATTATTGATGATGATATGATTCTTTCTCCTTCCCTTATTTCTGATTGTGTTAATGCAGCAGGAAAAAACAAGTTTGATGCTGTTGATATCCCAGAAGTTTGGGATTCAAACAAAGGCTTTTTTGATGGATGCATGAAATTGGAAAAAGAGCTTGTCAATAAGCATAGGATTGTTTCAACCCCCCGTTTTTTTACTTCGGCAATTCTTAAAAAGATTGGGGGATTTGACAAATATTTTAATGAGATGGATGAAGCAGCAATTAATATAAAACTTAAATTATTTAATGCAAAACTAGGTGTAATATCTTCACATATTTCTATTTTCAAGCCATATTCTCTTTTTTATGAATTAACTAAAAAGTTTAAAAGAGGGCAGGAATTTCCCCTGTTTCAAATCTGTTATCCAAAAACTGGGTTATTCAAAAAGAAAGAGAGAATCAGATTTTATTTTAATGAACTAGCACACGATCCATTCACAGTTGTACTATTGTTGAAATTGAAATTTTTGGAATTTATTTCATTTAAATTAGGCTTTTTCAATCCCACAAGAATAATTAAAGACGCAATTCTCATTGAAAAAAACAAGAAACTATTTGACGGAGAAGCAAAAACATACGAAGATACATTTTTTGTTAATACTCCGGGTGCGGGTTATGTTGACAAAAAAGAGAAAGATATTCTTCTTTCTTTATTAAAAAAATCTAATTCAGAGCCAAAGCGAATTTTAGATATGGGCTGTGGTTCGGGCAGGTGGTCACGTTATCTTTTGGAATTATACCCAAATGCGGTTGTGTATAGTTTAGATATTGCGCCAGACATGCTCAAGCAAACAAAAGAGAATTTGAAAAAGTTTGGAAAGCGCTCTAAGACAATAGAATCAAATATGGAAAATATTCCATTCGATGATGCGTATTTTGATCTTGTTGTTACTATCCGCGCCTTGAAATACGTTCCAAATGTGAAAAAGGTTTTTTCTGAAGTCAGCAGGGTTCTAAAATCAAATGGCGTTTTTGTTTTTGAGCTTCCGTACCCGAATTTTATTTTGAAAACTTTATCTTTTTCTCCAATATTCTCTAATTCAAAAATTATTGATTATTCAAAGCGCATAAAAATATCAAATCCGGTGCTGGTTAAAAAAATGCTTTCCAATACCAATTTCCCAAAACAAGAAATGGGGGTTTATTTTAGTTTTCCTGCAACATTTTTTGCAAAGGGATTTTTTTCAAAAGGCATTGCGCTTAAGTTTGCAAAGTTTTTAGACAAAATTCTGCCGAAACCAATTTTTGGGAGGAGTGTATTTATGATTGCAAAAAAAGAGGTATAA
- a CDS encoding polysaccharide pyruvyl transferase family protein → MVSLHNNPFTVFRNSKKIMIIGSYGQINLGDEMILTSFYQNIKVLNPSAKIVVPVRIPKNVRKIHGSEAVTITGIFNPLTLLGNFLSCDTIVVGGGGMFSKYTGFFARFSPFVLLVGKLFGKKAGYFGIGFYTTAPKFEKSLINFSCNFCDFIILRDKSSLCVLNDKMQKKAEVVDDLSFYVTSDKRLLVNSALELFSKKVGNARKKQKKKVVGISIKPLKSTAETAALIDKMAKLISSTPAFYVFYPFAVSEVSARSDLPLIQSMITKSGIKEDSYLVMDQTHPIVWRESFKKLDFVIGMRYHSILFAHQMKVPLYGISYEIKCDEFLKEHDLNGASYKNLDVAKMQKEISGANGK, encoded by the coding sequence ATGGTAAGTTTACATAACAATCCATTTACAGTTTTTAGAAATTCAAAAAAAATAATGATAATAGGTAGTTATGGGCAGATTAATTTAGGGGATGAAATGATACTAACTTCGTTTTACCAAAATATCAAAGTTTTAAATCCTTCTGCAAAAATAGTTGTTCCAGTAAGAATACCTAAAAATGTGAGAAAAATTCACGGTTCCGAAGCTGTCACTATAACCGGTATTTTCAATCCTTTAACTCTCCTCGGCAATTTTCTTTCTTGTGACACCATAGTTGTTGGTGGGGGAGGAATGTTCAGCAAGTATACAGGCTTCTTTGCCAGGTTTTCACCTTTCGTATTACTGGTGGGAAAATTGTTTGGGAAAAAAGCAGGATATTTTGGGATAGGATTTTATACTACTGCCCCGAAATTCGAAAAGTCGTTGATAAATTTTTCCTGCAATTTTTGTGATTTTATTATTTTGAGGGACAAGTCTTCCCTGTGTGTTTTGAATGACAAAATGCAGAAGAAAGCAGAGGTTGTTGATGATTTGTCCTTTTATGTAACTTCGGACAAGAGGCTGTTGGTAAATTCTGCTCTTGAATTGTTTTCTAAAAAGGTTGGTAATGCGCGCAAAAAGCAAAAGAAAAAGGTTGTAGGAATATCTATCAAACCTCTCAAGTCCACAGCTGAAACTGCGGCATTGATTGACAAAATGGCCAAGCTAATATCATCAACTCCTGCATTTTATGTTTTCTACCCATTTGCCGTTTCCGAAGTTTCTGCCAGAAGTGACCTACCCCTCATCCAGTCAATGATAACCAAAAGCGGAATCAAGGAAGATAGTTATTTAGTAATGGATCAAACTCACCCGATTGTCTGGAGGGAATCATTCAAAAAGCTTGATTTTGTAATTGGCATGCGATACCATTCCATCCTTTTTGCTCATCAGATGAAAGTCCCCCTTTACGGGATCAGTTATGAAATCAAATGCGACGAGTTTCTCAAGGAGCATGATCTAAATGGCGCGAGCTACAAGAACCTTGATGTTGCAAAAATGCAAAAGGAGATTAGTGGTGCAAATGGGAAATAA
- a CDS encoding glycosyltransferase family 4 protein, whose translation MKIVMFSWKDLKHPESGGAEWVTDKYLSYLVEKGHEVELVCSGFKDSKKNDSRNGYKITRLGNRLTVYPKVFFYYKKHLKGKVDVVIDQINTIPFFTPLFVKEKKIGFIHQTAREVWFYEMPPLISHLGYFIEPLLFKPYKDIKMICVSESTAQDMKDFGVKETIVIHNGCDVEPLKKSVEKEENTFCFVGRLTSMKRVDHAILAIAELKKYFPDVKLKIIGGNGKENYVRKIKALVKEKSLEENVIFTGYLTFEKRNEEISKCNAIIVPSVREGWGLIVIEANALGTSAVGYDVQGLRDSIQDKVNGWLVKESKREAESIKRLSETLKIVLSLDNTQRSKINKRCIDYALEFKWEKSEKAFLGELIEK comes from the coding sequence ATGAAAATTGTTATGTTTTCTTGGAAAGATTTAAAACATCCAGAATCAGGAGGCGCTGAATGGGTTACAGATAAATATTTATCTTATCTTGTTGAAAAAGGCCATGAAGTAGAATTAGTTTGTTCTGGTTTTAAAGATTCTAAAAAAAATGATTCGAGAAATGGATACAAAATAACTAGATTAGGTAATAGATTAACTGTTTATCCAAAAGTTTTTTTTTATTATAAAAAACACCTTAAAGGAAAAGTTGATGTTGTTATTGATCAAATAAATACTATTCCGTTTTTTACTCCTTTATTTGTTAAAGAAAAGAAAATAGGTTTTATTCATCAAACAGCGCGAGAAGTTTGGTTTTATGAAATGCCTCCTTTAATTTCTCATTTGGGTTATTTTATTGAGCCGTTATTGTTTAAACCCTATAAAGATATAAAAATGATTTGTGTTTCAGAATCAACTGCGCAAGATATGAAAGATTTTGGGGTTAAAGAAACAATTGTAATACATAATGGCTGTGATGTTGAACCATTGAAAAAATCTGTTGAAAAGGAAGAGAATACTTTTTGTTTTGTAGGTAGATTAACTTCAATGAAAAGAGTGGATCATGCTATTCTTGCAATAGCAGAATTAAAAAAATATTTTCCAGATGTTAAACTTAAAATAATCGGTGGAAACGGCAAAGAGAATTATGTAAGAAAAATAAAAGCGCTTGTTAAAGAAAAGAGCCTTGAAGAAAATGTAATTTTCACTGGTTACCTTACTTTTGAAAAGCGCAATGAAGAGATTTCAAAATGCAATGCAATAATTGTCCCATCAGTGCGCGAAGGCTGGGGCTTGATTGTGATTGAAGCAAATGCGCTTGGCACGTCAGCAGTTGGCTATGATGTTCAAGGCTTGCGCGATTCAATCCAAGATAAAGTAAATGGGTGGCTTGTAAAAGAAAGCAAGCGCGAAGCGGAAAGTATAAAAAGGTTAAGTGAAACATTAAAAATAGTTTTAAGCTTAGACAATACGCAGCGCAGCAAGATAAACAAGCGCTGCATTGATTATGCGCTTGAATTTAAATGGGAGAAGAGCGAGAAAGCGTTTTTAGGTGAGTTAATTGAAAAATGA